From Flavipsychrobacter sp., a single genomic window includes:
- a CDS encoding HAD hydrolase family protein, whose protein sequence is MNILELFTPIKTFIFDVDGVLTNSALLATEDGHLLRQVNIKDGYALQLAVKKGYNVWIISGGNSEAIKVRFQNLGLKEVHIKVKDKKALLKQLVEKNNLSLDTALYMGDDIPDYAVMQMCALPTAPADGCTEVKSIAKYISPLSGGQGCVRDVIEKVLKLNGDWDLPK, encoded by the coding sequence ATGAATATACTAGAACTTTTCACTCCAATTAAGACCTTCATTTTTGACGTAGACGGGGTTCTAACCAATAGCGCACTATTGGCTACTGAAGATGGTCATCTATTACGTCAGGTAAATATAAAAGATGGTTATGCACTGCAACTTGCAGTAAAGAAAGGATATAATGTCTGGATCATTTCAGGAGGTAATTCGGAGGCAATAAAAGTACGTTTTCAAAACTTAGGACTAAAAGAAGTACACATTAAGGTAAAAGATAAGAAGGCTTTACTAAAACAACTTGTTGAGAAAAATAACCTTTCTTTAGATACAGCCTTATATATGGGTGATGACATCCCCGATTATGCAGTAATGCAGATGTGCGCGTTACCTACCGCTCCAGCCGATGGATGTACAGAAGTTAAATCCATAGCTAAATACATAAGCCCACTCAGTGGAGGGCAAGGTTGTGTGAGGGATGTTATAGAAAAAGTATTAAAACTTAATGGAGATTGGGACTTACCGAAGTAA
- a CDS encoding T9SS type A sorting domain-containing protein, with amino-acid sequence MRKTLLIMLCLLCIANYTNAQNAIDKYLTGTNNFKVIGGASDGLLNPQDLDFIPGTNTWWVLNYEGNTGSVSIFFDANKSTQSSEFRRDSHAGHFMIRASAMAIGDNGNFATVHEIQNTNSQSPTFMGPALWSTDTSIFARLEQSNWDPSTLLGSHLDMLHQSPFAMGIAHDNANVYWVFDGYSGNICKYDFKTPHVVGGDYHADGEIYRYSDVSVKRKVGVPSHMVLDKQNDWLYIVDGGNNRIIRMKTTSGNDAGGLSPDPGAMEPLAKYRKMTGATVEVLVSSGLTSPCGIDYKDNRIVVTDNATGEIIIYDVSSAPATEVGRIQSDAGIMGVRIDWDNGIWLVNRNKRQLLKIENSNVPTSIRSIASENKLIVYPVPAQDVLNVEWSGNSALVRIADMTGKIMYQNEMVGNKLTINSSILPTGIYTLILQSDKDVFTRKVIIE; translated from the coding sequence ATGAGAAAAACTTTATTGATAATGCTATGCTTATTGTGCATAGCTAATTATACAAATGCACAAAATGCAATAGATAAATACCTAACAGGTACAAATAATTTTAAAGTAATAGGAGGTGCATCCGATGGTCTTTTAAACCCTCAAGATCTAGATTTTATACCAGGTACAAATACCTGGTGGGTGTTAAACTATGAGGGAAATACTGGTAGTGTTTCCATCTTCTTCGATGCTAACAAATCAACTCAGAGTTCAGAGTTTAGGAGAGATTCTCATGCTGGGCATTTTATGATAAGAGCATCTGCAATGGCTATTGGCGATAATGGGAATTTTGCTACAGTTCATGAAATACAAAATACCAATTCTCAATCTCCAACATTTATGGGTCCTGCTTTATGGTCAACCGATACTTCAATTTTTGCTCGATTAGAGCAAAGTAATTGGGATCCGTCTACACTTTTAGGTAGTCATTTAGATATGTTACACCAAAGCCCATTTGCAATGGGTATTGCACATGATAATGCAAATGTATACTGGGTATTTGATGGGTATAGTGGTAATATCTGCAAGTATGATTTTAAAACACCCCACGTTGTAGGTGGAGATTATCATGCTGATGGAGAAATATACAGGTATAGTGATGTTTCGGTAAAGCGAAAAGTTGGAGTGCCTAGTCACATGGTTTTGGATAAGCAGAATGACTGGTTATATATCGTTGATGGTGGTAATAACAGAATCATCAGGATGAAAACAACAAGTGGGAATGATGCAGGTGGGTTATCACCTGATCCCGGAGCAATGGAACCTCTAGCAAAATATAGAAAAATGACTGGCGCAACTGTTGAGGTTCTGGTAAGTAGTGGGCTAACTTCTCCATGTGGTATTGATTATAAAGACAATCGTATTGTTGTAACTGATAATGCTACAGGAGAGATCATTATTTATGATGTAAGTAGTGCTCCTGCAACAGAAGTTGGAAGAATACAGTCTGATGCAGGTATTATGGGCGTTAGAATAGATTGGGATAATGGAATATGGTTGGTTAATAGAAATAAGAGACAACTTTTAAAAATAGAGAATAGCAATGTTCCAACAAGTATTAGATCTATAGCGTCGGAGAATAAACTCATAGTATATCCGGTACCTGCACAAGATGTGCTGAATGTAGAGTGGAGTGGTAATAGTGCTTTGGTAAGAATAGCCGACATGACGGGCAAAATAATGTATCAGAATGAAATGGTAGGAAATAAATTGACTATTAACTCATCTATCTTACCAACTGGTATATATACTTTAATTTTACAATCGGATAAAGATGTTTTTACCAGAAAAGTAATTATAGAGTAA
- a CDS encoding outer membrane lipoprotein carrier protein LolA: MRRFSFIILFFITFTALGQPKGYTKLSDVSSFQIELKAVNASLKSIKSDFKQIKNLSLLEEKIQSKGDFYYQKQDKVRIEYTEPYQYLMIINNGKMLVKDEQKTSKINARSSKMMQSINRIMIDCMQGSVFENPDFEVAAYTNSKNYLLLLTPTTSTMKKMFNHIEVYMNRKGLDVTKLVMVENGGDFTDMSFFNTKHNIQLNEALFKVK; encoded by the coding sequence ATGCGTAGATTCTCCTTCATAATATTATTTTTCATAACGTTTACTGCTCTAGGACAGCCCAAAGGCTATACTAAGCTAAGTGATGTTTCTTCTTTCCAGATAGAGTTGAAAGCTGTAAATGCTAGCTTGAAAAGCATAAAAAGTGATTTTAAGCAAATAAAAAATTTGTCACTGCTAGAAGAGAAAATACAGTCAAAAGGAGATTTTTATTATCAAAAACAAGATAAAGTAAGGATTGAATATACTGAGCCATACCAGTATTTAATGATCATTAACAATGGTAAGATGCTGGTGAAAGATGAGCAAAAAACTAGCAAAATAAATGCTAGAAGTAGCAAAATGATGCAGTCGATAAACAGAATAATGATAGACTGCATGCAAGGAAGTGTATTTGAAAATCCTGATTTTGAAGTTGCCGCTTATACTAATAGCAAGAATTATCTATTATTGTTAACCCCAACTACCTCTACAATGAAGAAGATGTTCAATCATATCGAAGTGTATATGAATAGAAAGGGGTTGGACGTGACAAAGCTGGTAATGGTAGAAAATGGTGGAGATTTTACAGATATGAGCTTTTTTAATACTAAGCATAATATACAATTAAATGAAGCTCTATTTAAAGTTAAGTAG
- a CDS encoding thioesterase family protein gives MSRVKIKFPQDNPLFIAEVPVRITDVNYGGHVGNDSILSIIQEARVLFYQSIGYTELDLGGVGTIMADVSIAYKSEGFYGDIFEISIYVTDVSQYGFILLYKIMKKGETPSKDIAHASTSIVCFDYETRKVALIPNVVKNKLSIVKN, from the coding sequence ATGAGTCGTGTAAAAATAAAATTTCCACAGGATAATCCCTTATTTATAGCTGAAGTTCCTGTTCGTATTACGGATGTTAATTATGGGGGGCATGTAGGGAATGATTCTATTTTGTCCATTATCCAAGAGGCTAGAGTACTATTTTATCAGAGTATAGGCTATACTGAGTTAGACCTTGGCGGTGTAGGTACGATAATGGCGGATGTGTCTATAGCATATAAATCTGAAGGTTTTTATGGAGATATATTTGAAATTTCTATTTATGTGACGGATGTTAGTCAGTATGGTTTTATTCTGTTATATAAGATCATGAAAAAAGGAGAGACCCCTTCGAAGGATATAGCTCACGCGTCTACTAGCATCGTCTGTTTTGATTATGAAACTAGAAAAGTGGCATTAATACCAAATGTTGTAAAAAATAAGTTGAGTATTGTGAAAAATTAA
- the kdsB gene encoding 3-deoxy-manno-octulosonate cytidylyltransferase yields MKAIALIPARLDATRFPSKLLAEIKGKTVIARTYESAINMGLFSEVIVVTDSDKIKEEIESIGGTVRMSQKEHESGTDRIAEAVMDIEADVFVNIQGDEPFVQKEPIEKLLKVFEGPMGKNVQVGSIVQKLKEEKYIEDPNYVKVVLDLRMHAMYFSRSPIPYRRDTNIAINYYEHIGVYAFRKKALIDFTLWPQSPLERVEKIECLRFIENGVPIKMIITPYMGVEIDAPEDIAKAEALMDANGWQ; encoded by the coding sequence ATGAAGGCGATTGCGTTAATACCGGCAAGACTAGATGCTACACGTTTCCCGAGTAAGCTTTTGGCAGAAATAAAGGGGAAAACAGTAATAGCTCGTACTTATGAGTCAGCTATAAATATGGGGCTGTTTTCAGAAGTGATAGTTGTAACAGATAGTGATAAGATAAAAGAAGAGATAGAATCTATAGGCGGTACGGTCAGAATGAGCCAAAAAGAGCATGAAAGTGGCACAGATAGAATTGCAGAAGCTGTCATGGATATAGAAGCCGATGTGTTTGTTAATATACAAGGAGATGAACCTTTTGTACAAAAGGAACCTATTGAGAAGTTGTTGAAAGTTTTTGAAGGCCCGATGGGTAAAAACGTTCAAGTAGGTTCTATAGTTCAGAAGCTTAAAGAAGAAAAATATATAGAAGACCCTAACTATGTAAAAGTAGTGCTCGATCTACGAATGCATGCTATGTATTTCTCAAGAAGTCCAATACCATATAGAAGAGATACCAATATAGCTATCAACTATTATGAGCATATTGGTGTTTATGCATTTAGAAAAAAAGCGTTAATAGACTTTACACTGTGGCCACAGTCTCCACTGGAAAGAGTAGAGAAAATAGAATGTTTACGCTTTATTGAAAACGGTGTACCCATAAAAATGATAATAACACCATATATGGGTGTGGAAATAGATGCTCCTGAAGATATAGCCAAAGCAGAAGCATTAATGGATGCTAATGGCTGGCAGTAG
- a CDS encoding iron-containing alcohol dehydrogenase family protein, protein MTFRNFKMVDYVVYGRGCFSQLDDILAPKRIGDAPMVFLLDHHFSGNEAFKARIPLKGKDLIIEADVTHEPKTSYVDEIANRLKSEFGEVSGIIGIGGGSAMDLAKAVSIMMTNPGKAQDYQGWDLVKHKAVYKVGIPTLSGTGAEVSRTCVLTGPERKLGMNSDFTPFDQIVLDPELIKNAPVNQRFYTGMDCYIHCIESLEGTYINEFSKSYGEKALELCREVFLKNDEWTDESDEKLMMASYAGGMSIAYSQVGVAHAVSYGLSYLLGTKHGIGNCIVFNHLEEFYPEGVKEFHEMVKKYNIDIPTGVTKGLSDKDFDTMIDVSIGMAPLWENALGPNWKEQMTRERLRSIFEKL, encoded by the coding sequence ATGACTTTTCGCAACTTTAAAATGGTTGATTACGTAGTGTATGGTAGGGGCTGCTTTTCGCAATTAGATGATATATTAGCCCCTAAAAGAATAGGTGATGCTCCAATGGTATTTCTGTTAGACCATCATTTTTCTGGTAATGAAGCGTTTAAAGCAAGAATTCCTTTAAAAGGTAAAGACCTTATTATAGAGGCTGATGTAACACACGAGCCTAAAACAAGCTATGTAGATGAGATAGCCAATAGGTTAAAGTCCGAGTTTGGTGAAGTTTCAGGTATTATAGGTATAGGTGGTGGTTCAGCAATGGATCTAGCAAAAGCGGTATCTATTATGATGACCAACCCAGGTAAAGCTCAAGATTACCAAGGTTGGGATCTGGTAAAGCATAAGGCTGTTTATAAAGTAGGTATCCCAACACTTTCAGGTACAGGTGCGGAGGTATCGCGTACTTGTGTGCTCACTGGTCCGGAGCGAAAGTTGGGTATGAATTCAGATTTTACTCCTTTCGATCAAATCGTTTTAGATCCTGAATTGATAAAGAACGCACCGGTCAATCAACGATTCTATACAGGTATGGATTGCTATATACATTGTATCGAGTCTTTGGAAGGAACTTATATCAATGAATTTAGTAAATCGTATGGAGAGAAGGCACTAGAGCTATGTAGAGAGGTTTTTCTTAAAAATGATGAGTGGACGGATGAAAGTGATGAAAAACTAATGATGGCTTCCTATGCCGGTGGTATGAGCATAGCATACTCCCAAGTAGGTGTGGCTCATGCTGTAAGTTATGGCCTTAGTTATCTGTTAGGAACTAAGCATGGTATTGGTAACTGTATCGTATTTAACCATCTAGAAGAGTTTTATCCTGAAGGGGTGAAAGAGTTTCATGAAATGGTGAAAAAGTACAATATTGATATACCCACTGGTGTTACTAAAGGGCTTTCTGATAAGGACTTTGATACGATGATAGACGTGTCTATTGGTATGGCTCCATTGTGGGAAAATGCACTTGGTCCGAACTGGAAAGAGCAAATGACTAGAGAGCGTCTCCGTTCTATTTTTGAAAAACTATAG
- the iscX gene encoding Fe-S cluster assembly protein IscX yields the protein MAHYEPPINWGDYEDIALKLYERFGDDFGESKIYRIRFTELLDWILEIENFEGKREDSNEGHLEMVQSSWVYEWRDNQD from the coding sequence ATGGCTCATTACGAACCACCAATTAACTGGGGAGATTACGAAGACATAGCCTTGAAACTCTATGAGCGTTTTGGAGATGACTTTGGGGAAAGCAAAATTTACAGAATACGCTTTACAGAACTACTAGACTGGATATTAGAGATCGAAAACTTTGAAGGGAAAAGAGAAGATTCCAATGAAGGGCACTTAGAAATGGTGCAAAGTAGTTGGGTATATGAATGGAGAGACAACCAAGACTAA
- a CDS encoding lysophospholipid acyltransferase family protein, whose translation MILFIITMLIVFIPIWLIALLPEPSRAKRLHEIFRLWMGIYLPLVGCFVKRSGKQHFKKGENYIVITNHNSLVDIPVSSPWIPGPNKTLAKSEMAKIPVFGIIYKAGSILVNRKNEKSRRESFSEMERTLSMGIHLCLYPEGTRNKTDQPLQRFYDGAFIAAIKTQRPIIPGIIFNTKKILPHHTKFWAWPMTIRFDFLEPIPTKGMTLDDVGTLKQKAYVIMEQHYINNQ comes from the coding sequence ATGATATTATTTATAATAACCATGCTTATTGTATTTATACCCATTTGGCTTATCGCTCTTTTACCTGAGCCTAGTAGAGCAAAAAGGTTGCATGAAATATTCAGGCTATGGATGGGTATTTACTTACCTCTTGTAGGCTGCTTTGTAAAAAGATCAGGAAAACAACATTTTAAAAAAGGGGAAAACTATATTGTTATCACCAACCATAATTCCTTGGTAGACATACCCGTATCTTCACCATGGATACCTGGTCCTAACAAAACTCTAGCAAAATCAGAAATGGCAAAAATCCCTGTCTTTGGAATTATCTATAAAGCAGGCTCCATACTTGTTAATAGAAAAAACGAAAAAAGCAGACGTGAAAGCTTTTCTGAAATGGAAAGAACATTAAGCATGGGGATCCATCTTTGCTTGTACCCTGAAGGAACAAGAAATAAAACAGACCAACCGCTACAGCGCTTCTATGATGGCGCATTTATAGCAGCAATAAAAACTCAAAGACCAATTATACCGGGCATCATCTTCAATACTAAAAAGATACTGCCACATCATACAAAGTTTTGGGCATGGCCTATGACTATTAGGTTTGACTTCCTAGAACCCATACCTACCAAGGGGATGACATTAGATGATGTAGGAACCCTTAAACAAAAAGCCTATGTCATTATGGAGCAACATTATATAAACAACCAGTAA
- a CDS encoding 2Fe-2S iron-sulfur cluster-binding protein: MYNIKFNFEQKGLEPKTVENVESDISILEVAHENDIELHHNCGMVCACSTCHIYVTKGQEHIAELSDKEEDFIDRARNPRLDSRLGCQCILNEGGSGTIEVTVPDQSLIHGE; the protein is encoded by the coding sequence ATGTATAATATAAAATTCAACTTTGAACAAAAGGGTTTAGAGCCAAAAACGGTAGAAAACGTAGAATCAGATATAAGCATATTAGAGGTGGCTCATGAAAATGACATTGAGCTGCATCATAACTGTGGTATGGTTTGCGCTTGTAGCACTTGTCATATATACGTTACCAAAGGTCAAGAACACATTGCTGAATTATCAGACAAAGAGGAAGATTTCATTGACCGTGCAAGAAATCCTAGATTAGACTCAAGATTAGGGTGCCAATGTATATTAAATGAAGGAGGAAGCGGCACTATAGAAGTAACTGTTCCTGACCAGTCTTTAATACATGGGGAATAA
- a CDS encoding DUF2520 domain-containing protein: MNFNIIGTGNIAWFFAERLTQAGHQCIGVYGRNKNNAKQLTDSINSSIIENISDIDDSADCCFLAVSDNAIKDIAHQLSFQHTILVHTAGSVKREVLTSAAPHNAVIWPIYSINKQNIPQHKDIPIAIEVSDDKVDHIISGLISSITDQLFSVSSEQRSWLHLSAVLSNNFTNHLLAISEQICKEQELPFAALYPIIHQTVERLQTQSPYSTQTGPAIRKDMGTIKKHMDMLSSNTSWQKVYESITTSIDNSYSTDKEDKPDK; encoded by the coding sequence ATGAATTTCAATATTATAGGTACAGGAAATATAGCATGGTTCTTTGCAGAAAGACTAACCCAAGCAGGGCATCAATGTATAGGAGTATATGGCAGGAACAAGAACAATGCTAAACAGCTAACCGATTCTATTAATAGTTCTATAATAGAAAACATTTCAGATATAGATGATAGTGCAGACTGTTGCTTTTTAGCAGTTTCAGATAATGCCATAAAGGATATAGCCCATCAACTATCATTTCAACATACGATATTAGTTCATACAGCAGGTTCTGTAAAACGAGAAGTATTAACCTCAGCAGCACCGCACAATGCCGTAATATGGCCAATATACTCCATCAACAAACAGAACATACCTCAACATAAAGATATTCCTATAGCCATAGAGGTTTCAGACGATAAGGTCGATCATATTATATCGGGATTAATAAGCTCAATAACAGACCAGCTTTTTAGTGTGAGTAGTGAACAACGTAGTTGGCTACACTTATCTGCTGTTTTAAGCAATAACTTTACAAACCATCTTTTAGCAATAAGCGAACAGATATGTAAGGAGCAAGAGCTTCCATTCGCTGCACTCTACCCTATAATTCACCAAACTGTTGAACGACTACAAACGCAAAGCCCATATAGTACTCAAACAGGGCCTGCCATTAGAAAAGACATGGGGACAATAAAAAAGCATATGGACATGCTAAGCTCAAATACAAGCTGGCAAAAGGTATATGAATCTATCACTACCTCAATAGATAACTCATATAGCACAGATAAGGAAGATAAGCCTGATAAGTAG
- a CDS encoding fumarylacetoacetate hydrolase family protein, giving the protein MKIICIGRNYSEHTKELNNDTPDAPVIFMKPKSALLFPGKPLYYPEFTDDLHYECELVVKIAKNGKYIANKFAHKYYNEISVGIDFTARDLQQKQKEKGLPWEIAKAFDGSAVVGDFIPIDENIAINNLEFSLDKNGERVQKGNSKEMTYSINQIIEYVSQFFTLNIGDLIFTGTPAGVGAVNPNDRLEAYIQNQKLLELEIK; this is encoded by the coding sequence ATGAAGATAATTTGTATTGGTCGAAACTACTCAGAACACACCAAAGAACTAAATAATGATACTCCGGATGCTCCTGTCATTTTTATGAAACCTAAAAGTGCTTTACTTTTCCCGGGCAAGCCTCTATATTACCCTGAGTTTACAGACGACCTACATTATGAATGTGAACTTGTAGTAAAAATAGCTAAAAATGGCAAATACATAGCGAACAAGTTTGCCCATAAATATTACAATGAGATATCAGTTGGTATAGATTTCACAGCTAGAGACCTCCAGCAAAAACAAAAAGAAAAAGGACTTCCATGGGAAATAGCAAAAGCTTTTGACGGCTCTGCTGTTGTAGGAGATTTTATTCCTATCGACGAGAACATAGCGATTAATAACTTAGAATTTAGTCTGGATAAAAATGGGGAGCGTGTGCAAAAAGGGAATAGTAAAGAGATGACGTACTCAATAAACCAGATTATAGAGTATGTATCTCAATTCTTCACACTTAATATAGGGGATCTCATCTTTACGGGCACACCTGCAGGTGTAGGAGCTGTAAACCCTAATGACAGATTAGAGGCCTATATACAAAACCAAAAACTGCTGGAATTAGAGATCAAATAG
- a CDS encoding DUF423 domain-containing protein: MYRPALIVGAIFAMLAVVLGAFGAHSLKPVLTEAQLQTFETGVRYQFYHSFALLVVGITYQYLPFRLVKLAGLLFTIGILLFSGSLYIITALKMNGSVGLKSFGIITPIGGLFFIAGWVTLIIGFFKKK, from the coding sequence ATGTATAGACCGGCACTTATTGTAGGCGCTATCTTTGCGATGTTAGCAGTTGTTTTAGGCGCATTTGGAGCACATTCGTTAAAACCAGTTCTTACAGAGGCACAGTTACAAACCTTTGAAACAGGTGTTAGATATCAGTTTTATCACAGCTTTGCATTATTAGTAGTAGGTATTACTTATCAATATCTTCCTTTTAGGTTGGTGAAATTGGCTGGTTTACTATTTACAATAGGTATACTGTTATTTTCAGGCTCTTTATATATAATTACTGCTCTTAAGATGAATGGTAGTGTTGGACTTAAAAGTTTTGGAATCATAACACCTATTGGTGGCCTTTTCTTTATAGCAGGTTGGGTTACATTAATAATAGGCTTCTTTAAAAAGAAATAA
- a CDS encoding bestrophin family protein, with protein sequence MRIYNPKNWFGILFQFHKSDTLRKLSILILIISIYTALLSYIELNYLTAKGQGYFSNLNQLHGLLGFALSILLVFRTNTAYDRWWEGRKQWGALVNTSRNLAIKLNSLLADDDTDNRRFFKNAIPLYSSVLKDHLQSEYTRYSLDEIEHPELKVIDGSRHAPNHVATRINNRINMLHKNGLITGEELLYINNDFTALTDICGACERIKNTPIPYSYSAFIKKFIFIYVMTLPLGYVFTLSYFVIPIVAIVFYVMASMELIAEEIEDPFGFDDNDLPMEKIAQNIDKHVKEIL encoded by the coding sequence ATGCGTATATATAACCCCAAAAACTGGTTTGGTATACTTTTTCAATTTCACAAATCAGACACTTTAAGAAAGTTATCCATACTTATACTGATAATATCCATATACACTGCGTTACTTTCTTATATAGAGCTTAACTATCTTACAGCTAAAGGGCAAGGCTATTTTTCTAATTTGAACCAACTACATGGCCTATTAGGTTTTGCATTATCCATACTTCTGGTATTTCGTACAAATACTGCTTACGACCGTTGGTGGGAAGGAAGAAAGCAATGGGGTGCCTTGGTTAATACAAGCAGAAACCTCGCAATAAAACTCAACTCCTTACTAGCAGATGACGATACTGATAATAGAAGGTTTTTTAAAAATGCGATACCTCTATATTCCAGTGTATTAAAGGATCATCTTCAATCTGAATATACACGCTACTCACTTGACGAAATAGAACATCCTGAACTAAAAGTTATAGATGGAAGCAGGCATGCTCCTAACCATGTAGCAACTCGCATTAATAACAGGATAAACATGCTACACAAAAATGGGCTAATAACAGGTGAAGAGCTATTATATATCAACAATGACTTTACGGCTCTTACTGATATATGTGGAGCATGTGAACGAATAAAAAACACTCCAATCCCTTACTCTTACAGTGCTTTTATTAAAAAATTTATTTTCATTTATGTAATGACACTCCCTTTAGGCTATGTATTTACATTAAGCTATTTTGTCATTCCTATTGTTGCCATTGTGTTTTATGTAATGGCGAGTATGGAACTCATCGCTGAGGAAATTGAAGACCCGTTTGGTTTTGACGATAATGATCTACCTATGGAAAAAATTGCTCAAAACATTGACAAACACGTGAAAGAGATACTTTAA
- the ung gene encoding uracil-DNA glycosylase, which translates to MGVQIEDSWKKELSEEFEQSYFKEIANFLRKEKAAGKLIFPPGKQIFNAFNTTTINNVKVVILGQDPYHNHGQAHGLSFSVQNGVAIPPSLVNIYKELHEDIGIAIPQHGNLEKWAKQGVLLLNASLTVEAHKPMSHSKIGWHQFTNKVIQILSERKEHLVFLLWGGFAKSKQPLIDKSKHLILTSAHPSPLSAYNGFFGCKHFSKTNNWLKEKGLDTIDWEL; encoded by the coding sequence ATGGGAGTACAAATCGAAGATAGCTGGAAAAAAGAATTATCTGAAGAGTTTGAACAGTCTTACTTTAAGGAGATTGCTAATTTTCTTAGAAAAGAGAAAGCAGCAGGAAAGCTTATCTTCCCTCCCGGAAAACAAATTTTCAACGCCTTTAACACAACAACTATCAATAATGTAAAAGTTGTTATCCTTGGCCAAGACCCCTATCACAATCACGGTCAAGCTCATGGCTTAAGCTTTTCTGTACAGAATGGTGTTGCCATACCTCCATCATTAGTTAATATCTATAAAGAACTCCACGAAGATATAGGTATTGCTATACCTCAACATGGCAACCTTGAAAAATGGGCAAAGCAGGGAGTGCTATTACTTAATGCCTCACTTACCGTAGAAGCGCACAAACCAATGTCTCATAGCAAAATAGGCTGGCATCAATTCACCAATAAAGTAATTCAAATACTGTCAGAACGAAAAGAGCATCTAGTTTTTCTGCTTTGGGGTGGATTTGCCAAAAGCAAGCAACCTCTTATTGATAAAAGTAAACACTTAATACTAACATCTGCACACCCTTCTCCCCTATCTGCCTACAACGGCTTTTTTGGCTGCAAACATTTTAGCAAAACAAATAATTGGCTTAAAGAAAAAGGCTTAGACACAATCGATTGGGAATTGTAA
- a CDS encoding polysaccharide deacetylase family protein → MYDSLHWSWLLVVSILFLSIHFMGVVHIQYNYFVKSLNSGDASKKEIALTFDDGPVASSNAILDILSQEGVPAAFFCIGKNIEHNKETLKRIDREGHIVGNHSYEHGFMFDWQSSKKMAADINKANESILETIGKKPLLFRPPYGITNPNLARAIRATQMHSIGWSLRSYDTTTNNADKLLSRVVGNIKAGDVILLHDSMQVTAEILTELITSAKQKGFTFVRIDDLLGIKAYA, encoded by the coding sequence ATGTACGATAGCCTACATTGGAGCTGGTTATTAGTAGTTTCTATACTTTTTCTAAGCATCCATTTTATGGGTGTAGTACATATTCAATACAACTATTTTGTAAAGTCGCTCAACAGCGGCGATGCTAGCAAGAAAGAAATTGCATTAACTTTTGATGATGGACCTGTAGCTTCTTCAAATGCTATATTGGACATATTGTCCCAAGAAGGTGTTCCTGCAGCTTTTTTCTGTATTGGTAAAAACATTGAGCATAATAAAGAAACGCTAAAGCGTATTGATAGGGAAGGTCATATTGTAGGTAATCATAGTTATGAACATGGTTTTATGTTTGACTGGCAGTCGTCTAAAAAAATGGCTGCTGACATCAATAAGGCTAATGAATCTATTTTAGAAACAATAGGTAAAAAGCCATTGCTTTTCAGACCCCCGTATGGTATTACCAATCCCAATCTTGCTCGTGCTATTAGAGCTACCCAAATGCATTCTATAGGTTGGAGCTTACGTTCTTACGATACCACAACAAATAATGCGGATAAGCTATTGAGTAGGGTCGTAGGTAATATAAAGGCTGGAGATGTTATACTATTGCATGATTCTATGCAGGTTACAGCTGAAATTTTAACGGAATTGATAACTAGTGCGAAGCAAAAGGGTTTTACATTTGTACGTATTGACGATTTATTGGGTATAAAAGCTTATGCGTAG